The following proteins are co-located in the Paludibaculum fermentans genome:
- a CDS encoding MFS transporter produces MPSGLRWRVVGLLFASTVINYLDRQTLSVLAPHLKTEFHWTNSDFALLIIAFRVAYTVGQAGCGRILDRLGTRRGLTVAVAWYSAIAMATALVTGLKSFAVMRFLLGLGESANWPGATKAVSEWFPRKEKALAVAIFDSGSSIGAAVAPALVIGLYTAFGGWRPAFLITGVLGFGWLLVWKRFYQPPEEHPGIGAEELEMLRADKKASQDGEAQEQAVSWLGLLKYRQTWGAIASRALTDPVWYLITDWFALYLVWRGYRVEESLMAFWVPFLAADLGNYAGGAVSSWLVYRGWPVGWARKAVVIPGALGVLLLIPAAFSPSLTGIALLFGGATFSYAAFSTIANTFPADCFADGAVASVSGLGGAAAGAGTILSTYAVGSIADKVGFRPALIGASLIPLLAMVLVLALVRNTRESGQGVIRRI; encoded by the coding sequence GTGCCTTCCGGCCTGCGGTGGCGCGTGGTGGGGCTGCTCTTCGCTTCCACCGTGATCAATTACCTGGACCGGCAGACGCTGTCGGTGCTGGCTCCGCACCTGAAGACCGAGTTCCATTGGACGAACAGCGACTTTGCCCTGCTGATCATTGCGTTCCGGGTGGCCTACACGGTGGGGCAGGCGGGGTGCGGGCGGATCCTGGACCGGCTGGGGACGCGGCGGGGGCTGACGGTGGCGGTGGCGTGGTATTCGGCGATCGCGATGGCTACGGCGCTGGTGACGGGGCTGAAGAGCTTCGCGGTGATGCGATTCCTGTTGGGACTTGGTGAATCGGCCAACTGGCCGGGGGCGACGAAGGCGGTGTCGGAGTGGTTCCCGCGCAAAGAGAAGGCGCTGGCGGTGGCGATCTTCGACAGCGGGTCGTCGATTGGGGCGGCGGTGGCTCCGGCGCTGGTGATTGGGCTGTATACGGCCTTCGGCGGCTGGCGGCCGGCGTTTCTGATCACGGGTGTGCTGGGGTTTGGGTGGCTGCTGGTGTGGAAGCGGTTCTACCAGCCTCCGGAGGAGCATCCGGGCATTGGGGCGGAAGAGCTCGAGATGCTGCGGGCGGATAAGAAGGCGAGCCAGGACGGAGAGGCTCAGGAGCAGGCGGTGTCGTGGCTGGGGTTGCTGAAGTACCGGCAGACCTGGGGTGCGATTGCGAGCCGGGCGCTGACGGATCCGGTGTGGTATCTGATTACGGACTGGTTCGCGTTGTACCTGGTGTGGCGCGGCTACCGGGTGGAAGAGAGCCTGATGGCGTTCTGGGTGCCGTTTCTGGCGGCGGATCTGGGGAACTACGCGGGTGGGGCGGTTTCGAGCTGGCTGGTGTATCGGGGCTGGCCGGTGGGCTGGGCCCGGAAGGCCGTAGTGATTCCCGGGGCGTTGGGCGTGCTGCTGCTGATTCCGGCGGCGTTCTCACCGAGCCTGACGGGGATTGCGCTGCTGTTCGGCGGGGCCACCTTCTCGTATGCGGCGTTTTCGACGATTGCGAACACGTTTCCGGCGGACTGCTTTGCCGACGGGGCGGTGGCTTCGGTAAGCGGGCTGGGCGGCGCGGCGGCGGGCGCTGGCACGATTCTGTCGACGTACGCGGTGGGGTCGATTGCGGACAAGGTGGGCTTCCGGCCGGCGTTGATCGGGGCGAGCCTGATTCCGCTGCTGGCAATGGTCCTGGTGCTGGCGCTGGTGCGGAATACGCGGGAGAGCGGCCAGGGCGTGATCCGGAGGATCTGA
- a CDS encoding opioid growth factor receptor-related protein: protein MTAAAESPLVSFYGGTTRDDEGRWLQEIRQWPDERLEYTHDYIQWMFPLRERSQFNSGAPVLDEAAIAVFLHDAGLRAELFESLKRMLVFYGLEWHEGAVRRTERFAERAGEWVAAGHHNHLRITRILKCLTLLGLADEARAFFNCLSAVYEEERGKARPGISAVTFRFWSDALRG from the coding sequence ATGACTGCTGCTGCTGAATCGCCGCTGGTGAGCTTCTACGGTGGGACGACCCGCGATGATGAGGGCCGGTGGCTGCAGGAGATCCGGCAGTGGCCGGATGAGCGGCTGGAGTATACGCACGACTACATTCAGTGGATGTTCCCGCTGCGGGAGAGGAGCCAGTTCAACTCCGGGGCTCCGGTGCTGGATGAGGCGGCGATTGCGGTGTTTCTTCACGACGCGGGGTTGCGGGCGGAGCTGTTCGAGTCGTTGAAGCGGATGCTGGTGTTCTACGGGTTGGAGTGGCACGAGGGGGCGGTGCGGCGGACCGAACGATTTGCGGAGCGGGCTGGCGAGTGGGTGGCGGCCGGGCATCACAACCACCTGCGGATTACACGGATCCTGAAGTGCCTGACGCTGCTGGGGCTGGCGGATGAGGCCCGGGCGTTCTTCAATTGCCTGTCCGCGGTGTATGAAGAAGAACGGGGGAAGGCGCGGCCAGGGATCAGCGCCGTCACGTTCCGCTTCTGGTCGGACGCTTTGCGCGGCTGA
- a CDS encoding DUF3224 domain-containing protein, with translation MQKLTRSAAGGMLAIFLVFGGNSLLTGQASKEKSVTTKISGPFRAKISPLQLEDKTEGTMLGRMAIFKTYEGDLAGTARGEMLTAGTAVQGSAGYVAVERVTGTLKGRKGSFALQHNGVMDRGAAQLVITVVPDSGTGELTGLKGKMAVRIEPDGNHFYDFEYTLP, from the coding sequence ATGCAGAAACTCACACGTAGCGCCGCCGGCGGAATGCTGGCCATTTTCCTGGTGTTCGGAGGAAATAGTCTGCTGACGGGACAGGCGTCGAAGGAGAAGAGCGTGACGACGAAGATCAGCGGACCATTTCGCGCCAAGATCAGCCCCCTCCAGTTGGAAGACAAGACCGAGGGGACCATGCTGGGCCGGATGGCCATCTTCAAGACCTATGAGGGCGACCTGGCGGGGACTGCGCGCGGCGAGATGCTGACGGCCGGGACGGCGGTGCAGGGCTCGGCCGGGTATGTGGCGGTGGAGCGGGTGACCGGGACGCTGAAGGGCAGGAAGGGCTCGTTCGCGCTGCAGCACAACGGGGTGATGGACCGGGGCGCGGCGCAACTGGTGATCACCGTGGTGCCGGATTCCGGGACGGGCGAACTGACCGGCTTGAAGGGCAAGATGGCGGTGCGGATCGAGCCGGACGGAAATCACTTTTACGACTTTGAGTACACGCTGCCGTAG
- a CDS encoding substrate-binding domain-containing protein, whose translation MKQLLEQDEVGRYSVQAVVRAFALLRASRFEGEVLRLRDLCSRTGLHKTTAFRLLQTLEQVGAVERVGADQYRSLVALAGKSRLRIGFAGKSVESAFSRAVGESLRAAAAARGLDLVLLDNRGSATAALRNAERLVREQVDVAIEFQVHERAAARIAAKFMEAGIPLIAVEIPHPGAVYLGGNNFEAGRLCGLTLGQRAKQAWRGAVDQVLLLEMAAGGPLPHSSMTGFQKGLREVLPEFAQERFVHLDGKGEFGVSLDVVRRHLRRNRPGRCLVGAINDASALGAVRAFEEAGLGRDCLVAGQNAEPEARAELRRAETRLVGSVGFFPERYGPELVRIALDLIEKRAVPGAVFVKHAMITAQNVDAYYPNDTLLAPSSPADLVMRSL comes from the coding sequence GTGAAACAACTACTTGAGCAGGACGAGGTCGGGCGGTACTCCGTGCAGGCCGTGGTTCGAGCTTTCGCCCTGCTGCGTGCTTCGCGGTTTGAGGGGGAAGTGCTGCGATTGCGGGACCTGTGTTCGCGCACGGGTTTGCACAAGACCACCGCTTTCCGGTTATTGCAGACGCTGGAACAGGTGGGGGCGGTGGAACGCGTGGGGGCCGATCAGTATCGGTCGCTTGTCGCTCTGGCGGGCAAGAGCCGGTTGCGGATTGGGTTTGCGGGGAAGAGCGTGGAATCCGCGTTCTCGCGGGCGGTGGGGGAGAGTTTGCGCGCGGCGGCGGCTGCGCGTGGGCTGGATCTGGTGCTGCTGGATAATCGCGGCAGCGCCACGGCCGCGCTGCGGAATGCGGAACGGCTGGTACGAGAACAGGTGGATGTCGCCATCGAGTTTCAGGTACACGAGCGGGCGGCGGCGCGGATTGCGGCCAAGTTCATGGAGGCTGGTATCCCACTGATTGCGGTGGAGATTCCGCATCCGGGCGCGGTCTATCTCGGCGGCAACAACTTCGAAGCCGGGCGGCTGTGCGGGCTGACGCTGGGGCAACGGGCGAAGCAGGCGTGGCGCGGCGCGGTGGACCAGGTGCTGCTGCTGGAGATGGCGGCCGGGGGGCCGCTGCCGCATTCGAGCATGACGGGTTTCCAGAAGGGGCTGCGCGAGGTGCTGCCGGAGTTCGCGCAGGAGCGGTTCGTCCACCTGGATGGCAAGGGCGAGTTCGGGGTGAGCCTGGATGTGGTGCGGCGGCATCTGCGGCGCAACCGGCCGGGACGGTGCCTGGTGGGGGCGATCAACGATGCCAGCGCGCTGGGGGCGGTGCGCGCGTTTGAGGAGGCCGGGCTGGGGCGGGATTGTCTCGTGGCCGGCCAGAATGCGGAGCCGGAGGCCCGGGCGGAGCTGCGGCGGGCGGAGACGCGGCTGGTGGGGTCGGTGGGATTCTTCCCGGAACGCTACGGGCCGGAACTGGTGCGGATCGCCCTGGACCTGATCGAGAAGAGGGCTGTGCCGGGCGCCGTGTTTGTGAAGCATGCGATGATCACGGCTCAGAATGTGGATGCGTACTACCCGAACGACACACTGCTGGCGCCTTCGAGTCCGGCGGATCTGGTGATGCGGTCGCTGTAG
- a CDS encoding ADOP family duplicated permease, with protein sequence MLSRLFNSFRNNRGLDAELADHLAQLKQERLDAGDTPEQAELYARRRLGNPALIHEDVYESTPLQPLETALRHASFALRTFRRNGSAYLFAIAILTLGIGMSVTMFSLVQAVLLKPLPFPDQDAIQVIWKQDQVAGVALVELAYPELGDLQALKPFESVALMPTTLYGYGRVLDTGHEDPVQLEGTPVSHDFFRVLGVKPALGRDFSDADEQVNAAPVVILSDHVWRKHFSADPAILGRQIRLNGTGVTVIGVTAPAVDFPRGVDIWVPLGVTPMKERRGATYLQAIARVRPGYAASAIQAQVASLFQRQARDYPQFYSNSQKAVVTPLPQYWTGSARIHLWISLGASLLLLIAACICASNLFLSRALARRREIATRASLGAAPRHILAQFAVEGLTAAVLAAVSGTVLAAGLIRLLVLWAPADIPRLTDATLDPRGLAFALAMATLAALVCSFAPAWLITRLDLDALLREGGQRTAGSRTGKRLQRVFVMAQTAATVLLLSICVLLVVSYRAMLTTDVGFANRDTVTMNLALRGSGLTAESRDAFYTRLLEKLRAAPGVTNAGAVLLRPFEGNVGWDLRYEFDFEAGRHRNEELPSANYEVVTPGYLATVGTPLLEGRDFRLTDFEKAEPVVIISNALARQLRKSGHDPMGLRLRFGRRPDAVWWKVIGVTAEARYRRVTETGVDLYVNYLQTEIQTNYVVVRGIRPAQELVALVRQAAAEIDPRQAIAGVATLGELIEKDTARHRFNMILLLWFAACAVILAAAGVYSVITESLAVRTREIALKVALGAGRRRLLLEITGSALIFVVLGELAGLAAAYGAGRAAEDLLYTVTASDPGVLASVFTFLFLVSAAAALQPAWTAAQSDPRAALQSD encoded by the coding sequence ATGCTCTCGCGCCTCTTCAACAGCTTCCGCAACAACCGCGGCCTCGACGCGGAACTCGCCGACCATCTCGCCCAGTTGAAACAGGAGCGCCTCGACGCGGGTGACACCCCGGAACAAGCCGAACTCTACGCCCGCCGCCGCCTGGGGAACCCGGCCCTCATTCACGAGGACGTTTACGAGTCCACCCCGCTGCAGCCCCTGGAAACGGCCCTGCGCCACGCTTCCTTCGCCCTGCGCACCTTCCGCCGCAACGGCTCCGCCTATCTTTTCGCCATCGCCATTCTCACCCTCGGCATCGGCATGAGCGTCACCATGTTTTCGCTCGTCCAGGCCGTCCTGCTCAAGCCCTTGCCCTTCCCCGATCAGGACGCCATCCAGGTGATCTGGAAGCAGGACCAGGTCGCCGGAGTCGCGCTCGTCGAACTCGCCTACCCCGAACTCGGCGATCTCCAGGCCCTCAAACCCTTCGAGTCCGTCGCGCTCATGCCGACGACCCTCTATGGCTACGGCCGAGTCCTCGACACCGGCCACGAAGATCCCGTCCAACTCGAAGGCACGCCCGTCTCCCACGACTTCTTCCGCGTCCTCGGCGTAAAACCCGCGCTCGGCCGCGACTTCTCAGACGCCGACGAGCAAGTCAACGCCGCCCCCGTCGTCATCCTCTCCGATCACGTCTGGCGCAAGCACTTCTCGGCCGATCCCGCCATCCTGGGCCGCCAGATCCGCCTCAACGGCACCGGAGTCACTGTCATCGGCGTGACAGCGCCCGCTGTCGACTTCCCGCGCGGCGTCGATATCTGGGTACCCCTCGGCGTCACGCCCATGAAGGAGCGCCGCGGAGCCACTTACCTCCAGGCCATTGCGCGCGTGCGCCCCGGCTACGCCGCCTCCGCCATCCAAGCCCAGGTCGCTTCGCTCTTCCAGCGCCAGGCTCGCGACTACCCGCAGTTCTATTCGAACTCCCAGAAAGCCGTCGTCACGCCGCTGCCCCAATACTGGACGGGCTCGGCGCGCATCCATCTCTGGATCTCCCTCGGAGCTTCGCTTCTTCTCCTGATCGCCGCCTGCATCTGCGCCAGCAATCTCTTCCTCTCCCGCGCCCTCGCCCGCCGCCGCGAAATCGCTACCCGCGCATCCCTGGGCGCCGCACCGCGCCACATCCTCGCCCAGTTTGCCGTCGAAGGACTCACGGCCGCCGTCCTCGCCGCCGTGTCGGGCACCGTACTCGCCGCAGGCCTGATCCGCCTGCTCGTCCTCTGGGCCCCGGCCGACATCCCGCGCCTGACCGACGCCACTTTGGACCCGCGCGGACTCGCCTTCGCCCTGGCCATGGCCACCCTGGCCGCCCTCGTCTGCTCTTTCGCGCCCGCCTGGCTCATCACCCGGCTCGATCTCGACGCCCTGCTGCGCGAAGGCGGCCAGCGCACCGCCGGCTCTCGTACGGGCAAGCGCCTGCAGCGCGTCTTCGTCATGGCCCAGACCGCGGCCACGGTCCTGCTGCTCTCCATCTGCGTACTGCTCGTCGTCAGCTACCGCGCCATGCTCACCACCGACGTCGGCTTCGCCAATCGCGACACGGTCACCATGAACCTGGCCCTGCGCGGCTCCGGCCTGACGGCCGAATCGCGCGACGCGTTCTATACCCGCCTTCTGGAAAAGCTCCGCGCCGCACCGGGCGTCACCAACGCCGGAGCCGTCCTCCTGCGCCCCTTCGAAGGCAACGTCGGCTGGGATCTGCGCTATGAGTTCGATTTCGAGGCCGGCCGCCATCGCAACGAAGAGCTGCCCTCCGCCAACTACGAAGTCGTCACGCCCGGCTACCTCGCCACCGTCGGTACGCCCCTGCTCGAGGGCCGCGACTTCCGTCTCACCGACTTCGAAAAAGCCGAGCCCGTCGTCATCATCAGCAACGCCCTGGCCCGCCAACTGCGCAAGTCCGGGCACGATCCGATGGGCCTGCGGCTCCGCTTCGGCCGCCGCCCCGACGCCGTCTGGTGGAAGGTCATCGGGGTCACCGCCGAGGCTCGCTACCGGCGCGTCACCGAGACCGGAGTCGATCTGTATGTGAACTACCTGCAGACCGAAATCCAAACCAACTATGTGGTCGTGCGGGGCATAAGGCCGGCCCAGGAACTGGTCGCCCTCGTCCGCCAGGCCGCCGCGGAGATCGACCCTCGCCAGGCCATCGCCGGCGTCGCGACATTGGGTGAACTCATCGAGAAGGACACGGCCCGCCACCGCTTCAACATGATCCTGCTGCTCTGGTTCGCCGCCTGCGCCGTGATCCTCGCCGCCGCGGGAGTCTACAGCGTCATCACCGAAAGCCTCGCCGTGCGCACCCGCGAAATCGCCCTGAAAGTGGCCCTGGGCGCGGGCCGCCGCCGCCTGCTGCTCGAAATCACGGGCAGTGCGCTCATCTTCGTGGTGCTGGGAGAACTGGCCGGCCTGGCCGCCGCCTACGGAGCCGGCCGAGCCGCCGAAGACTTACTCTACACAGTGACAGCCTCTGACCCGGGAGTCCTCGCCTCGGTCTTTACGTTCCTGTTCCTGGTCTCAGCCGCGGCGGCCCTGCAGCCCGCCTGGACCGCGGCCCAGAGCGACCCGCGGGCCGCCCTGCAGTCCGACTAG
- a CDS encoding PepSY-associated TM helix domain-containing protein — MRGAFATPVEETPVTRHRMAPWKRRLAMVSRWLHIYLSMASFGILFFFAVTGLTLNHTEWLKGQQRTVQSKGSVDPTWVRGSDEKSVAKLEIVELLRKAHGVRTEMSEFRIDEFQCTVSFKGPGYAADAIVDRATGRYEFTETRMGAVAILNDLHKGRDSGKVWSAIIDVSAVLMTLVSLTGLVLIFYLQKRRMSGLVSLAAGVALCCLIYRLWVP, encoded by the coding sequence ATGCGAGGCGCGTTTGCTACGCCTGTCGAGGAGACGCCTGTGACGCGGCACCGCATGGCCCCGTGGAAGCGCCGGCTGGCGATGGTCTCCCGCTGGCTCCATATCTACCTGTCGATGGCGAGCTTCGGGATTCTGTTCTTCTTCGCGGTGACCGGGTTGACCTTGAATCACACGGAGTGGCTGAAGGGTCAGCAGCGGACGGTGCAGTCCAAGGGGAGCGTGGATCCTACGTGGGTGCGCGGCTCCGATGAGAAGAGCGTGGCGAAGCTGGAGATCGTAGAGCTGCTGAGGAAGGCTCACGGCGTGCGGACCGAGATGAGCGAGTTCCGCATCGATGAGTTCCAGTGCACGGTCTCGTTCAAGGGGCCGGGGTATGCGGCGGATGCGATTGTCGACCGGGCTACGGGCCGGTATGAGTTCACTGAGACGCGCATGGGTGCGGTGGCCATCCTCAACGATCTGCACAAGGGCAGGGATAGCGGCAAGGTGTGGTCGGCGATTATCGACGTGTCGGCGGTGCTGATGACGCTGGTGTCGCTGACGGGCCTGGTTCTGATCTTCTACCTGCAGAAGCGGCGGATGTCCGGGTTGGTTTCGCTGGCCGCGGGCGTTGCGCTTTGCTGCCTCATTTACCGGCTGTGGGTGCCCTAG
- a CDS encoding EF-hand domain-containing protein → MIRSRAVCIALAVSAAVYGQEREGGPRRGFGQGGFMRMSPILAAVDADHDGTISAAELKAAPAALKSLDKNGDGQLTQDELRPAFARGGSGGGPGATQAPSADELVKTLMAFDKDGDGKLSKPELPERMQGLFDRADADKDGFLTAEELKKTAAAPRAEQAGRRGEREGGEGGRRMQRVDPVTAALDVDQDGVISAQEMQGATAALAKLDRNGDGQLTEDEVRPNFGGRGGQRPPQEQNK, encoded by the coding sequence ATGATCAGAAGCAGAGCTGTTTGTATTGCGCTTGCCGTGTCGGCAGCGGTGTATGGGCAGGAGCGCGAGGGCGGTCCGAGGCGGGGTTTTGGCCAGGGCGGATTCATGCGGATGAGCCCGATTCTGGCGGCGGTGGATGCCGACCATGACGGGACTATCTCGGCGGCGGAGTTGAAGGCGGCTCCGGCGGCGCTGAAGTCGCTGGACAAGAACGGCGATGGACAGTTGACACAGGACGAGCTGCGGCCGGCGTTTGCGCGCGGCGGTTCGGGCGGTGGCCCTGGAGCGACGCAGGCTCCGAGTGCGGACGAGCTGGTGAAGACGCTGATGGCCTTCGATAAGGACGGCGACGGGAAGCTGTCGAAGCCGGAGCTGCCGGAGCGGATGCAGGGTTTGTTCGATCGCGCGGATGCGGACAAGGACGGCTTTCTGACGGCGGAAGAGTTAAAGAAGACGGCCGCGGCTCCGCGGGCGGAGCAGGCTGGGCGGCGGGGTGAGCGGGAAGGCGGCGAGGGCGGACGGCGGATGCAGCGCGTGGATCCCGTGACGGCCGCGTTGGATGTGGATCAGGATGGAGTGATCTCCGCGCAGGAGATGCAGGGCGCCACGGCTGCGCTGGCGAAGCTCGATCGCAATGGCGACGGGCAGTTGACCGAGGACGAGGTTCGTCCGAACTTTGGCGGGCGCGGCGGACAGCGGCCTCCGCAGGAACAGAACAAGTAG
- a CDS encoding PadR family transcriptional regulator: MAAPPKPVDILQGTLNMMILQILLPGKANGYEIAKLIEQRSDELLQVDHGSLYPALRRLESKQLIKAEYEVSPTNRRARYYSLTPAGRKQVALEHSRWQTLVHAITRVMRPA, encoded by the coding sequence ATGGCCGCACCGCCCAAGCCCGTCGATATCCTCCAGGGCACCCTCAACATGATGATTCTCCAGATCCTGCTGCCGGGCAAAGCCAACGGCTACGAGATCGCTAAACTCATCGAGCAGCGTTCCGACGAACTGCTGCAGGTGGACCACGGCTCGCTCTACCCCGCCCTGCGCCGCCTCGAGTCCAAACAGCTCATTAAGGCCGAGTACGAAGTCTCCCCCACCAATCGCCGCGCCCGCTACTACAGCCTGACGCCCGCCGGCCGCAAGCAGGTCGCGCTGGAGCACTCCCGCTGGCAGACGCTCGTCCACGCCATCACCCGCGTCATGAGGCCCGCTTAA
- a CDS encoding ABC transporter ATP-binding protein, protein MIQVENLCKKYGDFTAVDNISFQVGQGEIFAFLGPNGAGKTTTIKMLTTLLKPTGGQLRIDGLDPSDNANEVRKRFGIVFQDPSLDGDMTAYENMELHGVMYHVPRKTRIARTEELLRTFELWERRNDQAKMFSGGLKRRLEIARAFLHTPKILFLDEPTLGLDPQNRNQLWSQVKMLNKSEGVTVFLTTHYMDEADRVAQRIAIIDHGKIVAEGTPESLKQQTNTTSLEDAYLAYTGSSIRDESANVSSDQLRQVAQMWSKKR, encoded by the coding sequence ATGATCCAGGTGGAGAATCTCTGCAAGAAGTACGGCGACTTCACGGCGGTCGACAACATTTCCTTCCAGGTGGGCCAGGGCGAGATTTTCGCCTTTCTCGGACCCAACGGGGCGGGGAAGACGACCACCATTAAGATGTTGACCACGCTGCTGAAGCCGACCGGCGGCCAGTTGCGGATAGACGGTCTGGATCCATCCGACAACGCGAATGAAGTGCGGAAGCGCTTTGGGATCGTCTTCCAGGACCCGAGCCTGGATGGTGACATGACGGCGTACGAGAACATGGAACTGCACGGCGTGATGTATCACGTGCCGCGCAAGACACGCATTGCCCGGACCGAGGAACTGCTGCGCACGTTCGAATTGTGGGAGCGGCGCAACGACCAGGCGAAGATGTTTTCGGGCGGCCTGAAGCGCCGGTTGGAGATTGCGCGCGCATTCCTGCACACGCCGAAGATCCTGTTCCTGGACGAGCCGACGCTGGGCCTGGATCCGCAGAATCGCAACCAGCTCTGGAGCCAGGTGAAGATGCTGAACAAGTCAGAAGGTGTGACCGTGTTCCTGACCACGCATTACATGGACGAAGCGGACCGCGTGGCGCAGCGGATCGCGATCATCGACCACGGGAAGATCGTGGCCGAAGGGACTCCGGAGAGCCTGAAGCAGCAGACGAACACGACCTCGCTGGAAGACGCATACCTGGCCTACACAGGTTCATCCATCCGGGACGAGTCGGCCAATGTCTCTTCTGACCAGTTGAGGCAGGTGGCCCAGATGTGGAGCAAGAAACGATGA
- a CDS encoding DUF2271 domain-containing protein: MKSLSVWIAGVVLTLPALSAASMPTSRERMQTFHHENVLGTSMELKVSAATRAQAEAAESAALKEIDRLARILSSYDAQSEFSRWARTSGEAVRVSPELLEVLGLFDQWRMRTGGALDASAETVSRVWKQAAAQGRVPTAAEMGAAVAAVRQAHWILDGAAGTATHSSTAALVLNSFTKSYIVNRAAEAALAGEGVRAVVVNIGGDLVVRGSWSENVEIADPLADGENGPALTRLRVADRAVATSGNYRRGFDIGGRHYSHIVDPRTGETAEDVVSATVVAPDAVDAGALATAFCVMSPAESLAFASTMEDVEFLIVERNGRRTVSPGWSGLEVPRLQAAGFAAKAAPVAVQGGGSVPAAAGMELLVQLELARIEDARARRPFVAVWIEDKDHVPVRTIALWFDKDRWLPDLKSWYRGDRLRAMAEGTEIAGSVSSATRPPGKYTLRWDGKDDKGKAVKPGKYTVCIEAAREHGTYQILRQEMDFSGAPKQVQLPGNTEIAGASLDYRKASH, from the coding sequence ATGAAATCACTGTCAGTCTGGATCGCCGGAGTTGTCCTCACTCTTCCGGCCCTGAGTGCGGCGAGTATGCCTACGAGCCGCGAGCGGATGCAGACGTTCCATCACGAGAACGTGCTGGGGACATCGATGGAGCTGAAGGTGTCGGCGGCGACGCGCGCGCAGGCCGAGGCGGCGGAGTCGGCCGCATTGAAAGAGATCGACCGGCTGGCGCGGATCCTGAGCTCCTATGATGCGCAGAGCGAGTTCAGCCGCTGGGCCCGGACGTCGGGCGAGGCGGTGCGGGTGTCGCCGGAGTTGCTGGAGGTGCTGGGGCTGTTTGATCAGTGGAGGATGCGGACTGGCGGCGCGCTGGACGCGTCGGCGGAGACGGTGAGCCGGGTCTGGAAGCAGGCGGCGGCGCAGGGCCGGGTTCCCACCGCTGCCGAGATGGGCGCGGCTGTGGCTGCGGTCCGGCAGGCGCATTGGATCCTGGATGGCGCGGCGGGTACAGCGACGCATTCGAGCACTGCGGCCCTGGTGCTGAATTCGTTCACGAAGAGCTACATCGTGAATCGAGCGGCGGAGGCCGCCCTGGCGGGCGAGGGCGTACGGGCGGTGGTGGTGAACATCGGTGGAGACCTGGTGGTGCGCGGGTCGTGGAGTGAGAACGTCGAGATTGCGGATCCGCTGGCCGATGGGGAGAATGGCCCGGCTTTGACGCGGCTGCGAGTGGCGGATCGGGCTGTGGCGACTAGCGGGAACTACCGGCGCGGGTTCGACATCGGCGGTCGGCATTACTCGCATATCGTCGACCCGAGGACAGGTGAGACGGCGGAGGATGTGGTGAGCGCCACGGTGGTGGCTCCGGATGCGGTGGATGCGGGCGCGCTGGCTACGGCGTTTTGCGTGATGTCTCCGGCGGAGAGCCTGGCTTTCGCTTCGACCATGGAGGACGTGGAGTTTCTGATTGTCGAGCGGAACGGGCGGCGGACGGTGAGTCCGGGTTGGAGCGGGTTGGAGGTTCCGCGTTTGCAGGCGGCGGGCTTCGCGGCCAAGGCGGCTCCGGTGGCGGTACAGGGCGGCGGTTCGGTTCCGGCGGCGGCTGGGATGGAGTTGCTGGTGCAGTTGGAGTTGGCACGGATCGAAGACGCGCGGGCGCGGCGACCGTTTGTGGCGGTGTGGATCGAGGATAAGGACCATGTGCCGGTGCGGACGATTGCGTTGTGGTTCGACAAGGATCGCTGGCTGCCGGATCTGAAGTCGTGGTATCGCGGCGACCGTTTGCGGGCTATGGCGGAGGGGACCGAGATCGCCGGGTCCGTCTCGAGCGCGACACGGCCTCCGGGAAAGTACACGCTGCGCTGGGATGGTAAGGACGATAAGGGCAAGGCCGTGAAGCCGGGCAAGTACACGGTGTGCATTGAGGCCGCTCGCGAGCATGGCACGTATCAGATCCTGCGGCAGGAGATGGATTTCAGCGGGGCTCCGAAGCAGGTGCAGCTGCCTGGGAATACGGAGATCGCGGGGGCGTCGTTGGATTACCGGAAGGCGAGTCACTAA